The Pyrus communis chromosome 12, drPyrComm1.1, whole genome shotgun sequence genomic sequence gaatacacaatacccagtagtcgaacggcgagtgatagggcaacctgcccaatcagaatcacaaaatgcagttaacttggtctggttgtcagaacgaaataataaaccttgacctggagtagccttcaaataacgaacaatacgaagcgcagcatccatatgagatatccttggctcgtgcataaaacggcttagaacatgcacagaataggtgatatccgaccgagtgatagtgagatatattaaccgacctactaatcgtcgatacttttcaggatccttgagaagttctcctttatcagataattttgtgtcatccataggaaaagcaatgggtcgtgctcccaaaaaaccatagtccttgagaatctctaatgcatacttgcgttgagaaatataaatcccttgtttggaacgagaaacctcaatacccaaaaaatattttaaatcaccaaggtcttttattcgaaaatgatcacggagaaaagacttcagagaattaatggcactagcatcattgcctgtaatcacaatatcatccacataaatgagcaaagctgtgaaagaaataccagactttttagtgaacaatgaatagtcagctttggattgttgaaaaccggcagaaatgatggcactagtgaatttggcaaaccattggcgagaagcctgcttaagaccataaagtgacttgtgaaggcgacacacaagattctccccctgtcgccgaagaccaggaggaggagacatatagatttcttcatgtaagtcaccatgtaagaaagcattattaacatcaagctgatgaagagaccaagactgactagcagcaagagcaagaagacaacgcaccgtaatcatcttagcagtaggagaaaaagtgtcatgataatcaataccttcagcctgagtgaagcctttagcaacaaaacgagctttgtagcggtcaatagagccatcggaattgtgcttgagtttgtacacccacttacaaccaatgggaattttgccagggggcaaggaagttaaagtccaagtatcattagcatgtaaagcttgaagctcctcagtcatagcacgttgccaattggggtcagtggcagcctcggcaaaggaggaaggctccacagtccgactgacagagttaatgtaagaaaaatgcctgggagagtaacggtgataagagagaaaattacaaagtggatatcgcgtaccttgtgtagaaccgggttgcgaagtcgaagatgggtgggatggcagaatcacctgcgagcaaacgtagtcttttaaataggatggaggtttatgggcacgggaagaggtgcggggaaggggaggattggtaggtagtggggggggtagggatgtccgtgggtaaaagggtgaaaggtaaggaagtagccggggggggggggggggaaggaggggataccgagagggcaggggcatggggaagaacgggtaatggggcagcaagggaatctgtgggaggcgtggaaggggaggaaggtggaggagggtgaggcgtcggggcaggaaggggtgggttatatgtaaagtccagagggggtgggatgggtagggtaggcgaagaggatgggataggagggtgagaaacggcataagggaaagtagtttcgtgaaagatgacgtctcgactagtgaaaatgcggtgattgtcgagatcgtaaagggtataggccttttgtccatgaggataaccgagaaaaatgcaacgatgagcccgaggggaaaatttggtggtgggagtgacagaggtggcatatgccagacaaccaaagacgcggaagtggtcataagatggggttttcgaaaagagaacctcaaatggggatttatgatggagaagacgggtagggagacgattgatgagataagtagcggtaagaacacattccccccaaaacttgataggaagatgggattgaaaacgaagggcgcgagcggtttcaagaagatgacgatgttttctttcaacaacgccattttgttggggggtataaacacaagaagtttgtaaaagcaccccatgatcagagaaaaaactacgaagagataaaaattcaccaccattgtcagtatgaatgcattggatggtagtgcggaattgggtagtgacataagcaaaaaaatccttaattaattgttgagtgtcggatttatgtttcatgaggaagacccacgtaaagtgagaaaaatcatccacaatggttaagaaataatgagcaccagaaagagaagaggattgacgattcgggctccaaatatcacaatgaattaaagcaaaagggaaagtggatgaaattgaactcaaaagaaaaggttgacgagtttgttttgccaacggacaaacatcacaaatatgactagaatcaaaagtgcaattaagagagctagatgctaaagcttgcaaacgagtggaggaggggtgaccaagacgcctatgccagagggaggaggggatggtaatgatgttgcagagaggttgacgggtggggagagaagaggtaagggccacaaggtaatacagatcgccacgtcgcttacccacaccaatcatcgccttcgaaaccaagtcctgcaaaacacaccaagaaggaaagaaggttatggaacacgataatccatctgtaagtttaccaaccgataaaaggtccacttggaaattagggacacataaaacatccttcaaagtaactgatgaatttaaaggaagagtgccggtaaaagtaatgggagcggaagcaccactaggcaaagaaacaggcggcaaatgtgaaggagagcgattaaccaaacatgaagcggaagaagtaatatgatccgtagcaccactgtcaagaatccattgaccatgacgagaggtgacaggtaacaaaccttgggcaaaatcagtagtgagcacggcattggcctgaggaggggtggtggtgtcacgtagagcagctagaacacgggagtgctgctcggcagagaggtcaggcatggcaagctgcaagtcatgcaaagtgggctgggccccgtgcacttggtgggtcgctggagtaaaagaggaggcgggggcctgggtgccttgcacgtgatgggcctgggtgaaattatggggccgggaagcagaaaaccgtggctgccggggaggactggaaggtgcatggctgcgggaagaactggaagcagtggcacggcgcggtggtcgccacagttggccatggaggggatggccaacgggatagccatgaagtttatggcaggtgtctcgggtatgataatcaaaattgcagtaggtgcagtggaggggaggacgagcagaggagggacgggacgggccacaaacagccatgggaacggcagaaaaagctgccgaaaaaaaattagggctagggttataaacctgctctgtataccatgtagaaaaaggtatgtaggctaaaaaatatatttgttattgatacgtgaatgtggaaaaatggaagagaatgcaaatggaagaaaatgcttattttttcattatgtttctctacaagattacaaggatatatatacatgatacaaatgtgtaggtatgacaaggtagccgtcctagtgtataggtaggacaaggtaggacggctgtagaggacaaggtagccgtcctagtgtgtaggtaggacaaggtaggacggctgtaggacggcttgacgactgtaggacggctagtgtgtaggtaggacggctgtaggacggcttgacggctgtaggacggcttattcttccaataataatattgtatacaattacacaaggactccaaccatattccttatttgtctaacacggCTAATGTTGTGTTTGGTATATCGTTTTAATAACGGTTAAGGTACTTGAAACACCATAACGATGTGTTTTGTGCAGATTTGGAGGGAACTCCATTTGTCCGTTCCTTACACCTGAGTTCGAATTTCTCGTACATTAGGAATAAcgctttgttaaaaaaaaaagtgttgcaAATTCAAGGAACCTCGGAACGTTTCAATTGCATGAAAgattaaaaattcaagtttttaatCTCTTTGGCAATTCTGAATTCAATGTAATTTCAAGATCTTTTAATCAAATGATGCATTAAAACATGAAATTTGAAATGATGGAATTATAAAACTAGAACGCAGAAGTTATAGGAGACTAGGACCTGgtgaaatttcttatttttgtatGCCACCTCCAAGGAGGGACATGCAATTTACATCCCTCCCACAAGTCACAACATGCATCCTACATTTCAAAGTTTCTGCAAAtgtcctctccggatctctgtGTTCGAGGCAATGCAATTGTATAGGGTAGCGAGCAGTCATCACTTCAACACCAACGTCCTGCAATTGTGAGTATACAATGACTTTGCATATATATTGAGGAGTGAGGACATACTAATGTCTTATGGCGCCAACACTTCCCTGATTAGCACCGTGAAGATCTGGGAGGTCGGCGCTGACGGAGAACTTGATCCACCTCTTTCTCTCAACGTAAGTGAGACATGGCTGCATCACAAGGCCGATCAATATAGCGACAAGGCTCACAACTACGATCTTGAGTGTTGAAAGAGCCAAAACTACACAAATTAGTGCGGTTGGAGGAATACACATAAGAATGGCTCCAACTGTTCCAACGGGTATCTTGTAAGGACGAGATGTAGCTGGGTACTTCACTCTTAACCGTATCAACGATATAAACTCCAAGATCATTCCAAAACAGTACAAGAAGTTTTTTGCGGCTACAATCTCTTGAAAACTCAACCAAGATAGCGAAAGGACCCCAGAAGCTGAGAACAAAATACCAATTACTTGGGTTCCATGACGAGAACGCTTACCAAAAAACTTAGGGTGCATCCCTCGTTCTGCCATCCCAAGAAGTTGGAAGGAGTCGCTGCTCATTTTAGCAACAAACATCCCCATATTCGAAACTGCTGCAGCCCCTTGGATCCACCATCTCAACCAAACTCCCCCAAATATTTTGACAATGTCTGAGAAATATCCATCTGTCCACAACTCACGGTCGAGTGGAACAGCCCCAGTACCCATTAAGGGTGGGAAGAGATATCCAAGAACAACTAATATCAAAGCATAAAACAGAGCCTTTGGGAGAGTTTTCTTTGGGTTTTCTACCTCTCCGGCAAGTGTACCTATCGAGTCCCAATAGTTGAGATTCCAAAGGAGAGTGTTGAGATACAAATTCCAGTCCACATTGTGTAGATTTACAACTAGCCATCTCGAGGGCTTCACCTTGGAATTTGCAGGTCCACAATGTAAGGCTGCATTTCAAGAAACTACTCGTATCATTGAACAAAGTCTAACAACTAATGGAAAAGCAATAAGGGCGTTGTTTGGTGCAAGCCAGGTTGGAATTTCACACTTTGCACCCACCATTTGTAAATCATGAGTCCAGTTCCCATCGGtgggatgttttttttttcacttgtcaCTTGCATATTGACCAAGTCTGTGTGCAGCTTGGCATTGATGGTGACTTCATGTATTTTCTGACGGATGCTGCTGTTATAGCGGTAAAAGTTACTTCTTTCTTAGTTTTGTCACTCCGTTTTCAGTTTAACAAATTATTGATGTTTATTTGCTTGACACTTtgtgttgaataagaagagtatccaagataactctaatgatcccaagaagaagaaaatagagcacattcttaaagaaagctcacaaaacaaactaattagcaaagcttttcttatttagctctaggctttgtttttccttggatgatgtacaatgcttggggacttgagtatttatagcaaaccaaatgaaagctacaccacacacttaattaaactaagattatttactaccacacaaaacccattaattgcacctaattatgttgtcttccacacaaccttacctaactttgcaattgtaagcaattacatcatcaaactagatatggacttgggctttagattgggttgtggattacttattgttttgggttgacattgattctcaacactccccctcaatgtcagctctcattctttgcactgtgctgagtaaacagcgaaaaatttcgagcttgcctgtactcaaactttttgtgaacaagtccgcaacttgatcattcgtcttgacctgtctcatctcaatctcttcttgcagaaccgtttctctgataaagtggtaatgtacctccacatgcttagttcttgcatgaaagactggattttccgccaagcgaattgccgattggttatcacagtacaatggtactggataatctattggttgatgtagatcactcatcaactgtattagccatgcattctcttgagctgccattgctgctgctctatactctgcttctgtggttgacaaagataccattggttgtctcttgctacaccaagagatggttccagaaccaagcttaaacacatacccagttgttgatctcctggtgtcatgatctcccgcatagtcagtatcacagtaaccaactaacttgcagtcttcacctttcttgtacaaaagaccatagtcaattgtactcttcacatatctcagtattcgtcgaactgcttccaaatgaagcttctttggattttgcatgtaccgactcatcacaccaactgcataagaaatgtcaggtcgagtcaaggttaagtagatcagactacctaccaattgtcgatacattgtcgcatcttccaaatcttttccttcatgtgcacacaTTTTGGCATTTGGTTCCATCGGTGTCAAAATtggcttgcattcgagcattccaaacctcttcaataaatctttggaatacttctgttgacagagaaatattccttcttgtgtgcgatcaacctctagaccaaggaaatgcttgagttgaccaagttccttcatctggaaacggactgataaattctccttcgtctgaagaatttctgcctcatcatcaccggttctgattaagtcatccacatacactagcacaatagctagctttccttcattggctttgacaaacaagttggaatctgcaggtgttactgaataaccactttgtgttagaaattcagcaatcttaccataccacgccctgggtgcttgtttcaatccgtagagtgctttctgcagtttacacacatattcaggatgatcttggttctgaaatcccattggttggatcatgtagatctcccgatccagctctccatgaagaaaagcattcttcacatccatctgccacagattccagtctttgttggctgcaagtgcaagtaagattcgtactgttgtaagcttcgccactggactaaacgtttcatcatagtctagtccgtactgttgagagaaaccacgagctaccaatcgtgccttgtacctctcgattgacccatctggacgacgctttatcttgtaaacccacttgcaggatatgggtttcacatctcttgactttggcacgagatcccaagtttgattttgctgaagtgcatcaagctcttctttcatagctgtcatccactcagaactctgcgatgcttcttcgaacgtctcaggttctgttgcagttgtttcttcaattatggctgcattggcgtatttgggatttggccttcgtgttcttgttgactttcggagttgagattgtggagttgattcttccgtttcactcgccccaccttcttcgtttggttgttgatacacgccagtttgccaaggattctgagccactctttgttcgacatcatcgccatttggatctcctaattcatctgaacttggttggagttggatagtatgctcccccatcttctgttgcagcttttctccaaattctctggagtctggtagcacctccttctctgaggaccaccaagaagatgcttcatcaaacaccacatctcgtgaagtgtaacatcttccacttgttggattgcaacatttccatccctttctctggctgtcgtatcccacaaagatacatctaacagctttcttgtcaaatttgctccgtaaatgatcaggaacaaatacataacatacacaaccaaatactcgaaagtagctaactgtaggtttcatgttccacagtttctcaaggggtgaaacaaatcctaaccttggttgaggaagtctgttgatcactaaggctgcagtcctcattgcttcagcccaaaactttcatggtacgttctttgcatgtagcatacttcgacaaatttctgcaagatgcaggttctttctctcagctacaccattttgttgtggcgtgttggcacaagtgtactgatgacgtatttggcattcccttaggtattgagagaactcacttgagctatattctcccctgTTATttgtgcgcaggcaacggatcttctttcccacttctccttcggctgactctctgaactctttaaactttgagaatgtgtcagatttatCTTTCATAAaaaagacccacacataccttgagaagtcatcaatgaacgtcaccatgtatcgcatcccacttatcgatggttgcttgacgggcccgaacacatcggaatgaactaactccaacggttctttcgctttaaacttcgactcttcgtatggtagttgatgtgctttactatactggcatcctgcacaaacagtgtctgttcgcacgtcaagttgaggaaaCCCCTTAAGCAtcaacttcttcatcatcacattcagcttgtgatagctaacgtgacctaaccgcatgtgccatagatctgatgtctcatttttccttgtcctgtctacatatgcagattctgctgacattatgTAGATTGACTCtaatcgtcgcccctccattgttggtgtttctgagattttgaggtcacgatacaccttcacatctcgtggaccgaacaagacatggtggcccgatgatgtcaattgagccacagatagcaaatttttcttcattcctgggacatgataaacatcttgaagtggcacctggttagaattatatcgaggcttaactattgtcttaccgatgtgagctatcggtaaccttgagttgtcggttgtcaccaccacacgacctcccttgtattcagatagattttgcagcttttgtttatcacccgtcatatgatttgagcagcccgaatctacgatccaatcatttttgtagtcaatgcgttctggtgttgttaccgtgagggctaattcttcttcttcctccgtagcgaataatgcttcagcatcccagccatcttcactattctccttcgaactggaagtagcagtattactttcaacatgctctttcttggtccaacaatctttcgccatgtggcccatcttcccgcagttgtaacacttgccactaaactttttactattaccgcgattcttccaagcttccccagaacgagagcctccatttccttggtgactttgcaccttttctccatcctttttagatccactaccagtgtaccgcttgaaggtgcctttgcttttgttggtgtagagcgcttcctctttactcttcagtgagactcctcccatttgcttggccatagcttcttgacctgcaagaaaattttcaaactcaacaagcgatggttgtgtcggccatccttgtatagcggcaatgaaccctcaatattcgggtctcaaaccatggataattattctcttcatcctggtttccccaataggagctgttggatctaattctgaaatttcgcgacatatcgacttcaccttgtgaaagtactgggcaatcatcatgtcgcgttgtaccatcgatagcagctcattctcgagaagttgcaattttgtatcgttcatcttcgaaaagagtgtaacaaaagtgtctcatgcttcctttggcattttagcatcccgaatgtgctccaacatttcttcttctattgtggtctttaaggcaaacattgatttgcctgctttaattttccacttctgCAAGACGctgttagcatcttccgctgccggttgtgtaacttcactaccaccgacaacctcccacaagtcttgaccttgaaggtaagactctatacacgttgcccacgtgttatagttttggttgttgagcttcttgattcctccaacaacttgaagatcacccatcgtatcggcaagactttgactacaccgaacaagcttgagtgactaccgtgcagagtaatacactactctcgacacaaagaagctccctctcaaggtttgtgataaccccaacaataatctcaagaaatcttttctgatgtggaagatcagtcaaaactgcaaccacagagcatactcggaatttcaagagactttacaaccaatgctctaccaagaacgatccctgaccgacttggctctgataccaattgttgaataagaagagtatccaagataactctaatgatcccaagaagaagaaaatagagcacactcttaaagaaagctcacaaaacaaactaattagcaaagcttttcttatttagctctaggctttgtttttccttggatgatgtacaatgcttggggacttgagtatttatagcaaaccaaatgaaagctacaccacacacttaattaaactaagattatttactaccacacaaaacccattaattgcacctaattatgttgtattccacacaaccttacctaactttgcaattgtaagcaattacatcatcaaactagatatggacttgggctttagattgggttgtggattacttattgttttgggttgacattgattctcagggagagggagagagagagagagattgagagttTTGTCTGAGAGACAAACAAATTTTTGGACGGTGGAAACTGTTCGGGTCGGGGACCCGTTTCCTCAGCAATTAGGACTCGCCCCACTCCGCCCCGTTCcagatttaaaaaatttggacccgcccctacccgcgggtccatgcccgtttgcccacccctagttgTGATTGTTGTTGGATATCATATAATATTATTACAATGTCTAgggtttgggaattgttataaCTTGAAGGGAGGTTCTACCGAAATTTTGGTATAATTTGTAGTGTTCGTttgactgttttttttttccaacaaagaaaaatacccAAGGACCGTGTCGCAAGTTGAAGATGGCGAAGGTCACCCAAGTGACCAACGGACGTATCACGATCAGATACGATGGCTGACATCAGGCTGCACCAACACTGGATCAACATAGTGCATTGGCCCACGACATTGGTCACGTCGTTCGGACCTATTGCCCTATGCGATAAAAGTCTTGGAAGGTGATGCAAGACGAGGTGAGGATGAAGGTGCGCGCTTATTTGTCGATAAGTATCCTgcctttttattgttttttttttaattttatatatttatattacttaatgtatgtaattaatttgttacattGCAAACGAATTACAATTTTGATGACATCAACAACAATATGTTGGTGTACGTCAACATGCTCTTCACTGAACGATACAAGCAGTGGAAGAGAGACGTGCATCAATATTTTTAGACATTTGATGATCTGCAGGTCGCTCTTGAGGAAGGTTGCCCGAAGGAGTTTAAGGATTGGGAAAAAATTGGGTGTGGCTCTGCAATCTTTTCAGGAGCCCGGCTATGTGGTACGTTTTTTATATTAAGTCTAAAAGTATTATACGTTTCTTACTactgtttattgatttttttatatttcatttaaattagaaCTAATACATTTTCTTTTGTATAACAGAAGAAGACGAAAGCCAACAATATCAATCGGGAGATGAAGACTCTTTTCCACCATTCGGATTCGAAGCCCTTCTCATATAGAATGGAGGCGCGGTGGCAAGTAATAATAAAGCTTTTCATATTGAATTTTTAATATGTCGgtaatattaatttttctttcatactaacatttttcttatctttttaTATTTAGGGGGGTTCAAAATTCCCGGAGATCAATGTCTTTGTAGACATTTATGTTTGACCCAGGGATACGTTGGACGAGTCCCTTCATGTATGTATTCTTCAATTGTAATTACCATCTTACGCTTTCAAGTATCATGGTTGTAACAACCCGACCCGATTTTATCTGAACGAAGGGGGTATTTTTGTGTACTCGATCCCTTATATATCATTTCGCTCTTATTGGTTTGAGGAAATAAAGGCTCAAACTTCCTGACATTTTCATGACACTTCAAGAAATCCATTGAAAACTTACTAAATTGTCTAACACTTGGGCAATTTGATTCTTACTGTTGGAGGAAAGATTAGCAGTTTTAAGTTATACTGCAGAAAGGAAGAATACAAGAGAATATATATGGACGATGACTTTTGAACGGCAactgaaatttaattttattgctttcaattttttattacaacACCAAGCCATCTTATTATTGGCTATTTTTTAATAACATTTGGACCTTTTGATAACAGCTATTACTGATTAATTCCAAGAGACACAACTCTACATTACAGAAAGTGCATTACGTTTAACACTTACATCATTGACATGATCCTAGTTGATCTAAGGTTGTTACATAAATCCTCCTTAGTTTCCTGAGTAATCCTCTCTAGTTCCTGCTGAAATCTCTCCATGGCCGAGAATGGCAAACACATTGGTACCAATATTCCATCCTCGGTGTCGTTTTTGTGTTGAACGTAGAAGCTAATCAAATCCAAGGCCTTGGCGGGTCCAGCAAATACCGGCTGTCCCCATCCAAAATTGACATCTCCAAAACCTGCACGCGTTGTATCAGAAACTATAAAATAACTTCCTGTCGATGAATATTGAGGTCGCCCTCTTAGTACCATAAGATCTGCCACTGATCTTAAGTATTCTTCATTCATGGTAGCTTTAGCCTTCTTCACCAACTCCAAAGCATATCCCAGTGGATTTTTGCATAAAGGTTCAACCTTTGAAACTGCAGCTGGAAATGCAAATGCATTGCCATAGTATCCCAAGGGAAGACATACATTGTGGTGTTTTCCCCGTGCATTGACAATGCATGAAATGCGGACAGCCTGTTTTGGATTAATTTTAAGTGCAAGAGTGCGACATTTCCACAAACAAGCTGTGATCAAGTCAAATGTGGAGCAAGTGGAAATTAGGTGGGGTGGAATCTGTTTTCGAAGGACTCTCATCTCCTTGGCACCAAAGTAAAAAGATCGTTGAACCATGTTTGACTGGTTGCTAGATGGGTATAAGCCATTAGAATGATCAATCACGTCTTCATATTCATGATGAGCACATGTAATTCTTGGTGGATCTCGAGCGAACAACAACTCTCTCTCCCACACTGGTAGAATAGATGGTGCATGTGCGCCTCTTGCCATTTCCG encodes the following:
- the LOC137711259 gene encoding probable polyamine transporter At1g31830, with product MGTGAVPLDRELWTDGYFSDIVKIFGGVWLRWWIQGAAAVSNMGMFVAKMSSDSFQLLGMAERGMHPKFFGKRSRHGTQVIGILFSASGVLSLSWLSFQEIVAAKNFLYCFGMILEFISLIRLRVKYPATSRPYKIPVGTVGAILMCIPPTALICVVLALSTLKIVVVSLVAILIGLVMQPCLTYVERKRWIKFSVSADLPDLHGANQGSVGAIRH
- the LOC137710286 gene encoding alcohol acyl transferase 2-like, whose amino-acid sequence is MMPPSVLQVKRLQPELITPAKPTPQETKFLSDIDDQESLRFQVPVIMCYKNNPSLNKNRNPVKVIREALSRALVYYYPLAGRLREGPNRKLMVDCNGEGILFVEASADVTLEQLGDKILPPCPLLEEFLFNFPSSDGIIGCPLLLIQVTCLTCGGFILALHLNHTMCDAPGLLLFLTAIAEMARGAHAPSILPVWERELLFARDPPRITCAHHEYEDVIDHSNGLYPSSNQSNMVQRSFYFGAKEMRVLRKQIPPHLISTCSTFDLITACLWKCRTLALKINPKQAVRISCIVNARGKHHNVCLPLGYYGNAFAFPAAVSKVEPLCKNPLGYALELVKKAKATMNEEYLRSVADLMVLRGRPQYSSTGSYFIVSDTTRAGFGDVNFGWGQPVFAGPAKALDLISFYVQHKNDTEDGILVPMCLPFSAMERFQQELERITQETKEDLCNNLRSTRIMSMM